A window of the Fusarium poae strain DAOMC 252244 chromosome 3, whole genome shotgun sequence genome harbors these coding sequences:
- a CDS encoding hypothetical protein (SECRETED:SignalP(1-16)~CAZy:CBM18) yields MKASGLFWLFPALAAAQSPTVTLSPWQTGEVTPDGTCGGNTGFVCSPTWGACCSKDGQCGRSSKFCGEGCQSIAGNCNAAAPAPEKPPGPGSVSPDGSCGGTNKFICGGSAFGDCCSLQGWCGNSTAHCGNDCLTGFGTCGPPSNITANGQCGANGKICPGSGFGDCCSSTGWCGDKEDFCGAGCQNGFGKCTLTNAENVSTDGFCGKNGKICKGSSWGDCCSADGYCGKGDGFCTAGCQSKFGDCDAETNISTDGFCGKNGKTCKGSTYGDCCSAQGYCGKTDHCEAGCQSQFGTCNADSSKISTDGRCGGFNGKTCKGSTFGDCCSIGDWCGKTSHCDAGCQSKFGTCNAEASNISTDGFCGKNGQTCKGSTYGDCCSAQGYCGKTNHCEAGCQTAFGTCKAGTDNISTDGSCGKNGKTCKGSVYGDCCSQHGYCGKGDDFCRTGCQLAYGLCPGISADSECGSRNGRTCAGSGLGNCCSSNGYCGSTGSHCGQGCQKGASSGCLTKDIPTTDGSCGSKAGLTCAGGPFNGQCCSAQGWCGTTSHCGSGCQRGFGRYMVNTGQPSRGCACDLLTPTCTQCKTAGWTCPGPSNPGACFRHQTTADIARRNAGSNDFTAATPKGTSSREPETWKRPLSYPERDRATTFFVRQYVFDISTENKSFSLRDNHEYLPILIQNEESPFGLLSTIVAASGYAALSNAGNVVEWRSESFRLYQIAIVQMQHALQDPVSRVSDQTLAAVLLMGTFETIAFPDTNSMEAFSQHIIAAAKCIEMRGPEQFRTAAGVKLFMQMRRNMITTCHQLQEPFPFEISKWSRWAEPYQAEAFIPINKLSQINESLASARAELKYQGITDPEVISKRLLPLDRMMEQWSEDLPPIWEYKSYRYMGPNGVPSSRYDLQYDIYNDPWIACIWNSYRNARLLIHESIIIATLKHGSEEQKESLSTSFKILRSMADGICYSATYHLGHLDHDDMATHYRQAMHAQNKPAPGGFLLLWPMFFAAIQRTSSTDQRLWVAGIIRQIGRQMGLQVALSMADLLEKDMNEFAFSNEDTFLLGEWHPN; encoded by the exons ATGAAGGCCTCTGGACTTTTCTGGCTTTTTCCCGCCCTTGCAGCAGCCCAGTCTCCAACTGTCACTTTGTCACCATGGCAGACGGGAGAAGTCACTCCGGATGGAACTTGTGGAGGAAACACTGGCTTCGTCTGCAGCCCTACCTGGGGTGCTTGCTGCTCTAAAGATGGCCAATGCGGTCGATCTAGCAAGTTCTGTGGCGAAGGATG CCAATCTATTGCTGGAAACTGCAATGCTGCTGCTCCCGCTCCTGAAAAGCCTCCAGGACCTGGAAGCGTATCTCCAGACGGTTCTTGTGGTGGTACCAACAAGTTTATCTGTGGTGGAAGTGCCTTTGGAGATTGCTGCTCTCTGCAAGGCTGGTGTGGCAACTCTACCGCCCACTGCGGTAATGACTGCCTCACTGGCTTTGGTACCTGTGGTCCTCCTTCAAACATCACTGCCAACGGCCAGTGCGGTGCAAACGGCAAGATCTGCCCTGGGTCTGGCTTCGGCGATTGCTGCTCTAGCACTGGATGGTGTGGTGACAAGGAAGACTTCTGCGGTGCTGGTTGCCAGAACGGCTTTGGAAAGTGTACTCTGACCAATGCTGAAAATGTCTCAACCGACGGCTTTTGTGGAAAGAATGGCAAGATCTGCAAGGGTAGTTCGTGGGGAGACTGTTGTTCTGCTGATGGCTATTGTGGCAAGGGTGATGGTTTCTGCACTGCTGGTTGCCAGTCCAAGTTCGGAGATTGTGACGCTGAGACCAACATTTCTACCGATGGCTTTTGTGGAAAGAATGGTAAAACCTGCAAGGGAAGCACTTATGGAGACTGCTGTTCTGCTCAGGGCTACTGCGGTAAGACGGACCACTGCGAAGCTGGCTGTCAGTCTCAGTTCGGCACCTGCAACGCTGACTCCAGCAAGATCTCTACCGATGGTCGTTGTGGAGGCTTCAATGGCAAGACTTGCAAGGGCAGTACATTCGGTGACTGCTGTTCCATCGGTGATTGGTGCGGCAAGACTTCTCACTGCGATGCTGGATGCCAGTCCAAGTTTGGTACTTGCAATGCTGAAGCAAGTAACATTTCCACCGATGGCTTCTGTGGTAAGAATGGCCAGACTTGCAAGGGAAGCACTTACGGTGATTGCTGCTCTGCTCAAGGCTACTGTGGTAAGACCAACCATTGTGAAGCAGGTTGCCAAACCGCATTCGGTACTTGCAAAGCTGGTACTGACAACATCTCTACCGACGGAAGCTGTGGTAAGAACGGAAAGACATGCAAGGGTAGCGTGTATGGCGACTGCTGTTCTCAGCATGGATATTGTGGAAAGGGAGATGACTTTTGTCGTACCGGATGTCAGCTTGCCTATGGTCTCTGCCCCGGTATCTCTGCCGACTCGGAGTGTGGTTCCAGGAATGGTAGAACCTGTGCTGGCTCTGGTCTTGGAAACTGCTGTTCTTCCAATGGATACTGTGGAAGCACTGGATCGCACTGCGGACAGGGCTGCCAGAAGGGCGCCTCCAGTGGCTGTCTGACCAAGGACATTCCAACTACAGATGGCTCTTGTGGTAGCAAGGCTGGTCTCACGTGTGCCGGTGGTCCTTTCAATGGCCAATGCTGTAGTGCTCAAGGCTGGTGCGGCACTACATCCCATTGCGGATCTGGATG TCAGCGCGGATTCGGACGAT ATATGGTTAATACAGGACAGCCAAGTCGTGGCTGCGCG TGCGATCTGTTGACACCAACATGCACGCAATGCAAGACTGCAGGATGGACTTGTCCAGGCCCATCCAATCCTGGGGCTTGTTTCCGCCATCAAACCACCGCAGATATAGCAAGAAGAAATGCTGGAAGTAATGACTTTACTGCTGCGACACCGAAGGGTACAAGTTCCAGGGAACCTGAGACATGGAAGCGACCTCTGTCTTATCCAGAAAGAGATAGGGCCACGACTTTCTTTGTGCGGCAGTACGTTTTTGACATCTCGACCGAGAACAAATCGTTTTCTCTCAGAGATAATCATGAATACCTCCCAATACTGATCCAAAACGAGGAGTCTCCATTTGGGCTACTGAGTACAATCGTAGCAGCGTCTGGATATGCGGCACTTTCCAACGCCGGCAATGTCGTAGAGTGGCGCTCTGAGTCATTTAGACTTTACCAGATTGCCATTGTCCAGATGCAACACGCTCTTCAAGATCCGGTTTCAAGAGTTTCAGATCAGACACTCGCAGCAGTCCTATTAATGGGAACATTTGAG ACAATTGCATTTCCAGACACAAACTCAATGGAGGCATTTAGCCAACATATTATCGCGGCGGCTAAATGCATTGAGATGCGTGGCCCAGAACAGTTTCGAACGGCCGCTGGTGTAAAGTTATTCATGCAGATGCGACGAAACATG ATCACCACATGCCACCAACTTCAAGAACCTTTTCCCTTTGAAATATCAAAGTGGTCACGGTGGGCTGAACCTTACCAAGCAGAAGCCTTCATTCCTATCAACAAACTCTCGCAGATTAACGAATCTCTGGCTAGTGCTCGAGCAGAACTCAAATATCAGGGTATCACTGACCCTGAGGTCATCTCCAAACGTCTCCTGCCGTTGGATAGAATGATGGAACAATGGTCAGAGGACTTGCCACCTATATGGGAGTACAAATCTTATCGATATATGGGACCAAATGGAGTCCCTTCGAGTAGATATGATCTCCAGTATGACATCTACAATGATCCCTGGATTGCTTGCATATGGAACTCTTATCGCAACGCGCGACTACTCATCCACGAGTCCATCATCATAGCCACACTCAAGCATGGTAGCGAGGAACAGAAGGAATCTTTATCAACCTCTTTTAAAATACTGCGGAGCATGGCAGATGGGATTTGCTACAGCGCTACATATCATTTAGGACACCTGGATCATGATGATATGGCCACCCACTACCGACAAGCCATGCATGCGCAGAATAAACCCGCACCTGGAGGTTTTCTACTCCTCTGGCCCATGTTCTTTGCAGCTATTCAGAGGACATCTTCTACAGACCAAAGACTATGGGTGGCTGGGATAATCCGTCAAATAGGCAGACAGATGGGTTTGCAAGTAGCCCTGTCCATGGCTGATTTGTTGGAAAAGGATATGAATGAGTTTGCCTTCTCGAATGAAGACACTTTTTTACTCGGAGAATGGCACCCAAATTAG